The Gouania willdenowi chromosome 14, fGouWil2.1, whole genome shotgun sequence nucleotide sequence CTTCTTTTAGATCAGTAAAGTCTACCCCACCAGTGTGGGCAACGTAAAAAACAACATCCACACACCAAACAACTGCAGTGACAGTAGGGATTTTAATTCATTGAGAAACTCAAACTGAAGAGCGACTGgaggatcattttacaacaTTCCTGATTCATTCTAATAAAGTTGCTTTAGTTCTTAGTTTGGCTTGGTTCTCACTTCATAAatactgtacaaaaaaaaaagaaattcaaagTTAAAACGAAAAGATAAAAACTTCAAAGGAATAAATTATATTATCTCAGTGTGAGGAGGCATATACAAAGTCTATAACGCCTTCctactaaaatacaaaaaaacaagattaaataataatatttgatcATTAAAAGGTCTTACGTGGTGAGTAAAGACAAGGAAGGAAATACATTCTAGGATtaaacgagaaaaaaaaagttgtcacaGCTGCATGAGGGAAGCTGCACATTTGGAGTGTGAAAGAGCGTTTCTGCACGTTTCCACATCAAGGAAGTGTTTTTCCAGCTCTGATCAAAGCATGAGCTAAAGCATAATAAAAGCCTTGAACTTCAACTTTCGATACAAACGACGCAGTTCTTTGTTCACAGTTTCAAGTGTCTCTTTCTACCAGAAGGTGGCGCCACAGCCCACCttccatttcttcttcttcttcttgcagCTCTGCAGCATCTACAGTCGACACGTCTGGTATTTGTGGAGCGAGGATGGAGCTCGCTCATAGAAGAGAACGTAAGCACTGCTGCTGCGAACCTGACTGGAGGAGAGAGGGTTCACTCtgcacaggacacacacacagagaaacatcATCATTAGAAACACTGATGGCGGTTAAAACATTCATTCAACCACTTTAAATGATGTACAACGCTCTGGTTTTTATAGTAAGTATGGAAAACTCGTAAGAAGATTTATTAAAGGATAACAGTACTTGTCATGGTTACAACCGCTAACCCGATGGGAGACTCCAAATAATTCTGATGCTTCAACGTCATGCGACATTTAGAGACGGACAGGAGACTAAAATCCAAAAAGGATTATTTAAGTTTAACAAAACACCTGTATACagatgtgtaaagagtactgatatatactactcaagtataagtactgTTAcctgatttaaattgtactcaagtacaagtaagtcatacaaaaaaatactcaagtacaagtaaaaaatagctcaattaaTAGCACTGAAAGTAAAAGGTACTAGTTACTTTAACCCCCACTTTTATttgtggtaataaatcttgccacggttcccttacgtACACAAAACATCTCACTAAACatcttaaaaaggaagagaccagatCTCGCACATTtggaaattcatttattttccacaaaggcattcaataaaataaaaagctttgtcagaatgtacatttttaaaacaattaataaaataacactgaTGAATTAATTTCAAGCAGTGGATGGAAAAATGTATGaactccattcaatgctgttttggagcTGTGTATTACGTTTAAGCTGATTGGTCggctttgatgtgatgcatttgattttggtctggtcatttcattttttgtagcttcacaatgtccattgatcattttaaaataaaaaataatcatttattcagtaacggttggatgtagaaatgtaatgaattactttacttatttcaaAACGCtcttaagtacaaataaaatgactaatttagaaatatactcaaaaaagtacaagtacccataaaacgactcaattacagtaacttgagtacttgtaatctgttactttcacctctgcctgtTTACATATGTGTGACTATGTCTCCAAAACAGCTTTGAACTTAAgacatttctcttatttttgataatattaaatgtttgtagtGCCTGGTAGATGTTGTCAGTGTAAATTTGATTCCTATGTTTAAAATTCTCTAGTTTTGTGAAGAgtttttatgaatttatttttttactttttatatttaatttgaaaaaaacgaAACAATTTTGCAATATGCTCAAAAACATATGAATCCTATTATTGAAGGTATTACATCAGAATCAACCTAGGGGTCGTGACCGTTCTCAAATATAAacatagttcaaataaaatgcaatatcaATCCTTAAATCTGGttatctgtatttgtaacagtataaaaaacatgatcaataaCTAAttctaaaagaaagaaaaaaatggggtcaccagaaatatGTGATGTCAAAATAGGGTGAGAACCActgtatttaatcattttacttTCTTCagatataatttaattaaataaaatcctagtaaaacagtaaatattttttttatgattgaaTCTCTCTAAAATGCACAAACAGTATCTTCTCTCTATGGTGCTAAACTCAGCTGCTCTTTCACCTGTGATCAGCTGCACTCAAACACTTTAGAAAAGGCTGATTCGATTTGAAATAAAGCACCTCAGTGTCTTAAGATGAGTTGGTTCTCATGTAACACACAAAGCCTGGCTGCACTCAGCTGCCCTCTGCCTCTCAGATAAGGACACATGTTCGGTAACATGATGAAGTGAGAGCTGATACCTGCAGTCATTGTAGCTGTACCACTCCCCGTGCGCTGAGTTCCTGCAGTACGCCGTGTAATGGCCTCCCAGAGCGTTCCCAGTGTGGTTGGACACAGCATACAAATTATAAACAGGTCGCTCTGCCCACAGAGACAATAATCAGTCAGCAAACCCCATCGTATGCATGTGACGTTAGAAATACTCACCACTACTCTCTGAGGCAAACTCCCGCAGGTCCAGCTCTTTCAGAGGGAAGTTGACGTAAGTGGAAAGTTTGCTGGCTCGGACGTTGGAATCTGAGAAACGTTTCAGATCTGAAGACGAGGTAAAGTCAAGGAACTGAAACTGATTCAAGATGAAGAATCTATCCTCTGGATCACACTTTAAACAGGCAGTTTGGACgtacagaatagaatagaatagaatagaatagaatagaacagaatagactagaatagaatagaataggggtctgcaacctttactctcaaaggagccattttgcctcatctcacatggattaaagtcctcctgaaGCCGAAAAAATACTTTCTCAATAAAGCCAATACATTGTATTAAATtctttacagttaaaattatacgGCTTAATgtatgatttaatttgatttatattgatcatgtaaatggaaacttaaaaacagtttaaaataaaataaattgacatcaagaaataaaacagtatctcgcatcttcatcatctcagtttacataaactcaatgttatataaagaagattttttttagctaatgtatttgaaaggctacaaaaagtaagtTGAAGTTTGACAATACATGATCATCTCTAataatctctattttcttccagttggtttagttattttaccagggatttaaaacttaaggttagccacaggtgcaggaaagttgatggtctgtagatgttgcaggaggtgaagtaggagagtgctgagtcattgcacaacgtgatttattttagattaacaaattgttatatcttgattttatttgtcattaattattaataacctCTGTAGGAAAATATCAACTCTTTATTCCAATAATTttttaagctatagggagccattgcataagagtcaaagagccacatgaggctccagagccgcaggttgcagacccctggtatagacgtttattgaaatgataaaaactatagaaaaaaaagaatctattcaggagccactaaatcagagtttttaaaccttggggtcgggaccccatgtggggtttcCTGGAGTTTGAATGGGTCTACCTGAAATAACgaaatagaatttaaaaaatttgttttgaattaaaacaactgtatttctatactttcactttgagaatctagttaaactaaaaagtagtaaaaaaaaaaaaattatatatatatatatctgagctcaaacatgatcaaaaactaattctagaaaaaaaatgaaatttggggtcagcagaaattcttgatattaaaatggggtcacgatctgaaaaaaggttgggaaccactgcacgaaataaatactgtttcattccacttatttaacaaatgagattctttaaaatgtgtgttatcactcattcatcccattattatgctctacaaatgttgtagtcagacaaagggggtacaggACTTGGACTCAGAAATAAgtgaaagggggtacttgagccaaaacagTTTGATAACCACTGCTCTACACTATTAAGtgtcacaaaaaacacaaaggctGGAATATTAAGAAGTTTGGGGACAACTTGTTGTTTGTCTCTCCTGAGGATGGCCCTGTTGGCCAAAACTAAAGAGATGATCCCGGATTTctggaaaaatccaactgttcCTTCTTCTGTGACCATCAGCAGCCAAGATGTGAAGATTTTAAACGGCTAAATACTTAGCCGCTACCATCCACTGCAAACTCAATGTTGAAAGGTCAACGATTGGTTGAATCTACCTCTTCCTCATTTAAATGGCAATGGAGTTTAATGAAGATTTTTTATCAACTCGATGTTTAACCTTTTCAGTTATCTGCTGGTTTGGGTcgctgtttatatatatatatatatatttttttttttaaagtttgcaggacattgttaaaatgtgtgGCAAGACTGCTGGCACTATATTCAGAATTCAGACGGTACACTCCCAGTTCTCACTGCTTCCCTCAAGCTGGAGGTTTGCAGCACCACAATGCCTCAGGAATTCATTAGTCACAGCtaattggagtttttttttttttaatttataaatagtttaaataaGAGACTGGCAGTTTTTATCACACGTAAAGCAATAtttcagagtgtgaaaaggacagtgtaagttcttactttgaaaaggtaaattcatGAGGTCCGCCATTCACTTACAagttccatgattatttttatgaagctattatttaacaaatttgaaggaagtgcacaagatggacaggccgataagtgaaacagcgctgtttagctgattgatcactgttgaaaagtcaggaaaaacctgaatttttagCTCGCTGTTTACAACGTCAGCTATGGCGAGTTCatacctcttgacctttgacctcatgcacgagaactgaaccagagcatgagtgtgaaaaggcttattatcTAAGCATGACCTCCTTAAAACGGCCTGCACTTTGCTATTCCATCAACAGAGTGGGAAAAACTGACATATGAAAGGCTGCTTCATGGAGTGTTTATGACAAGTTAAGGGGTTAGCAGGGTTGCCTCACGGCCAAAAGGTTGATGGTTCGTTTCCTGGCGTTTTGCAAATAGGATACGGAGCACGAGGATCTGTGGGAACTTCTGGATGCTGAGTCTTTTGGTGCATTTCCTTCTGGCTTTGCAATTGTTGCACGTCTGAGGACGACAAATACGTTACCAGTGAGACTACGCTTACATAaagtttgttaaaatgtttaagttttattttcaaTGAAGCTTCTCACAGGCTGTTCTTCTCCATCCAGCACGTCTTCTTTAGTGAAGAGCTTTAAGCAGTCTTTCAATGTCACATCTCCTAAGTTCTTCTGTGAAGGCACAGATACGGTGTGGTCAGAGAACAAACACTCACTCCTCGTAGTTATTACACTTTATTGAAATACTGCAGTGTTTTCTAACCTGTGCAATGGGGATGGAAAGGTCCCAGAACGGGTCGAACACGGTTGAGCGAAACCCACAAACCGTGCAGGTGAGGGAGCTCCTGAGCTGTCCTCCAAATAAATCTGCAGGACATTCACATTAAACGTCCACAGACGGTACGCCAACAATAAAGATGAAGATGAATCACTGATGCTATAAATGATCACCTACCTACTACCTGGCTGTCCTCTCTCTCCAAGTACATATTCcacatttgttttcctttttcttcatCCCTGTGAATGACATCACCTTCCATCATCCTCAaacaaagtgatttttttttacttgtgcaTAGATTTGTCATGGCAAATAGAGCACTTCCTGTTTCAACATGAAATAGGAAAAAGGAGTGTAATCTTTAACTTTCAATCATGAAAATGCAAAATCATGGAATCAATTCCttgaaatgaaaataacaatatGACATTGTTTACATTCTCACGTAGGGGTTTCGAGACAAGCTCACgcattttcaccatatttttccACTGTAAAATAAGTAGAATGTCTaacaagtaataataataataatggcttggatttatatagcgcttttttcaaggagactcagaAACCATTAtccattcacaccagtcactcacagtcataccagtggtggtaagctacaatgtagttACAGCTACCCATgttgacagaagcgtggctacCATTTGGCATCTGACATTCATGTACAATTCATACCCAGTcacccaaggacacaatgacaatgacttgaatagagcgggattcgaacccccaacccttcggttactggaTGACCCACTCTAGCAAAGCAAATTGACGGCAAGGACAAATCTCGAGTAAAACCTTGCGCTAAGAAAATTTCATGCGACAAAATCTCGTGCACGGTCCATTCCACCCTTCTgaaattgaacatttttaaagatatattaatattaagaaTTAAATAATCCCTATTGGCCTGATTCTGGGACATTTAGTCCTCAAGCATTGACATCAAATTAGAGAAAACCAAtgaaaaggagataaaatataATTGGGTAAAATTTGAAAGGAAAATCAAAGGTGATGAGGTAATATGTTGTTTTGAATGTTATATGCTGAATAATGGATATGAAAATCACAGCCGGTGCAGAAAAATGCAGTTATTcataagaaaataaacaattattaattCATGAGCTGAGCAGAAGTGCTGTTGAGGCCTCGCGATTATATAAGCAACACTTCTGGTGACTAATTCAAGGTCACAAGGTAGAGATTTGTTGACTTACGGCAGGTGATCAAAGTCCTCTGCTGACAGCTTGGGGCAGCCCGTCACTCTGTTCACATCGTTATGGAGACCATCCAGCAAGAAACGCAGGAACTCCTGGGCATCCTGCTGACTGTGGAGAAAACATGTGGGACATTATGATACTTTCTAAAGACGACCTTatgtaataattacattttaactgCAGCCTTCTTTATTGTGTAAGGAAAACGTACTTGCATCCTGCAAACTTTGGAGCGTATTTCTGGATCTGGCTCCTGAAATCAGACGGACTGATGACGTCATTGTGCGCTGACGTCCATAGGCTTTGCATCAGTCTGGCAAACTCTGAAAGGGTGAGTTAGAATATTAAATGCACGGTGAAATAAGAAACCCAGGAGATCATTATTCAGTGCTTCCTTTACTCAAAAATCCTGGTGTTCTACATTGTTTtactcacattttaaaataaaggcATCGTCTTAAAACAGGAACACTTAAGTACAAAAAGGCATTACATCCTAGGGCTGCAcgaatcagggttggggtcaattacatttttcagctacaattacattttcaattatacatgttcaattataattcaattacgattacagtgaccagtaggggtgtgtattgcctggcatctggcgtaTACATACAGTAGGTCACGATTTGATaggatatatcccaatattaaagtacaaggcgattattgcaattttttttgtaatatatgacttaagaaacaactaatctgtaaatgtgtacaccttcatgagaacattatgtatgaaatatattttattggtatattttacattcaaaacattggctttaaccaGGTTTCAGCGCATTTCTGTGTGCAGGTACAATGtgtcctgcagtggaaaagactttcctggttaaatgaaggtaaaataaataaataaaaaatcaatatagATGCATTTCGAATTGATCCGAGAATCGCACAAcataatatcgcaatatatcgccaaatttatttttttcaaaacccctagtgaccagcattttttgcaactacatttaaattattttttttcctcagaaagtcaattacaattatgttctcaattactgagcctttaatatacgacctaataaaagttaaccttccttttgtgttagcatctcttataactGCTCctcaatcagctgtaaaatacactaaaaacaaatatcaatcatctcatttctttactatctattggttactttattaggattcctaatcaatgacaatataggttttaatatttttggtgtgggcgtctgagccttttttgtgtcacccctcaattaaagtttttattaatagtaaaatgtgggaaagcttgatatgaaacatattttaatgattgttaactacatatgtgtagatcTCTATAGAGAACTGTTACATGGTTccgcagttttgcattaaattattgtggcaattacaattacaaagtcaattatctgaactcaattacaatttaattacgattacgacagcaacatatttttaaaattacaattatatttacgccataattgtaattaattatcaattatgtgattataaatataactgactccaaccctggcacgatatatagataaaaaaaaaaacatatttatttctttaagaTAATGttaagaaaaactaaaatgaggTATCACTTTTCCGTGGAAGTGGCAGGACTTTGTTTTACACATGCATGAGGTTAAACGTCAATGACTCCACACCGCAGTTAAACGTGTGTTTTATCACCAGTTAACATGGTCTCCACTTAAACTACAAAACCAGTGTGAGACGTGTGTTGCTCTGCAGACCAGGAGAACACTGgaccacggttacatgatgtttttttaattcggaattagttattaagaattacattttttggatttaaagtgttctgcttcgtgtttacatggaaatagtaattcctgaattgaggtttacatggaaaactggtttattcggctgtatttaattccactttaggtctgggagttgggaaggctctgattggacagggggcgaacgagACGTATCatgtctatcgggaaaaaacacaacaaacgttttctttttggctacaacataggagaccacatgagaactgttttctcttttattttgattgtagttttgaagcagcaactCGACAATAATGcatggtttcactttgttcTGCGGCGTAGAAGAAAGATGGAGCAGTGGAGAAGCAAGACAGAAGTCCGTACTTCGGTCAGTCAAAGCCAGCAGTTAATGTTACAGCTGTTCTACCTACACTATACAGGACGttgagtgaaaaaataactt carries:
- the LOC114476118 gene encoding ubiquitin carboxyl-terminal hydrolase 2-like isoform X1, translated to MHYVQATHTHSVGTLQVQPYLNASPVLPGGILMKSAESPLGVLKVSLMKKPSLVRTAFTAPNMPSLRHSYTVTVPEESAASLPVDGAEQRGKSPALSKSMLVSTFIGLIINPAKQNKSRHGLVGLKNLGNTCFMNSILQCLSNTSGLRDYCLRNGHRTDLNNNCRTEGELMEEFARLMQSLWTSAHNDVISPSDFRSQIQKYAPKFAGCNQQDAQEFLRFLLDGLHNDVNRVTGCPKLSAEDFDHLPDEEKGKQMWNMYLEREDSQVVDLFGGQLRSSLTCTVCGFRSTVFDPFWDLSIPIAQKNLGDVTLKDCLKLFTKEDVLDGEEQPTCNNCKARRKCTKRLSIQKFPQILVLHLKRFSDSNVRASKLSTYVNFPLKELDLREFASESSERPVYNLYAVSNHTGNALGGHYTAYCRNSAHGEWYSYNDCRVNPLSSSQVRSSSAYVLFYERAPSSLHKYQTCRL
- the LOC114476118 gene encoding ubiquitin carboxyl-terminal hydrolase 2-like isoform X2; protein product: MHYVQATHTHSVGTLQVQPYLNASPVLPGGILMKSAESPLGVLKVSLMKKPSLVRTAFTAPNMPSLRHSYTVTVPEESAASLPVDGAEQRGKSPALSKSMLVSTFIGLIINPAKNKSRHGLVGLKNLGNTCFMNSILQCLSNTSGLRDYCLRNGHRTDLNNNCRTEGELMEEFARLMQSLWTSAHNDVISPSDFRSQIQKYAPKFAGCNQQDAQEFLRFLLDGLHNDVNRVTGCPKLSAEDFDHLPDEEKGKQMWNMYLEREDSQVVDLFGGQLRSSLTCTVCGFRSTVFDPFWDLSIPIAQKNLGDVTLKDCLKLFTKEDVLDGEEQPTCNNCKARRKCTKRLSIQKFPQILVLHLKRFSDSNVRASKLSTYVNFPLKELDLREFASESSERPVYNLYAVSNHTGNALGGHYTAYCRNSAHGEWYSYNDCRVNPLSSSQVRSSSAYVLFYERAPSSLHKYQTCRL